The DNA region TCGCCGATAGTCTGTGCTCTTTTTAAGACCGTGCTGGATGAGGAATCTCCAACACTGATCGCTGTTTCTCCCGCTCATCTTCTGAAGGCGGACGACCACGCCTTCCAGCTTGTTCCCTGAAAGTACCTTGGCTTGGGCGGCCATGGCATAAGCTTCGGCACTCCACTCGCCTGTTCCCAAAACAGCCCTCGCATTGTGGCCTATGCAGAGCCACGAAATACACGAATAAACCCCTACATTGATGTACGAACGAGAATGCGAAAAGCGGACACTTTAGCTCTTGAAAAAGGCACTGAAATGCCGGTTTCAATTGAGGACCCAGATGATCTGGCACGGGATACGTCACTCGCCGTGACATTCCACACCGTTCGAAAATCGATGGGGGCCTCGCTGAGGCTCGAAAGCATCTTCGTTAGCACTCACTTCAGTTCAGGTCGCTAGATTGATATTCCCTGTAGCGCGACCGCGCGTCCTGTTATCGCGAAATAGCGACGGACGACATGCCGAACCTTTTTAACGCGGCCTCGTCCAATCTGGAAGTGTACTTGCCATTGAAGGCTGTCCGAAAAAGAAGAATTCTGTGCCTGGTGGAACATGCTGTAGAGCGGCGCGGCGAGGTAGACCTGCCGTCATTGCTCTGTGGCTTCACCGGCGAGACGGAAGCTGGAATTGTGAAGACAAGCAAGCCCCTCGTTTATCAGAGCTGCTGGGTGCTGTGGCGGCGCTCTGACAATGCGGTGATTGTCTTCGTGGAGGTGTGATAGATGTCGATATTTCGTCTTCTGGCTTGTCGCCAGCAGTGCCTGCCTATAGTCCCTCTATTGCTTTTTGCTGTTCTCACACTGCTTACCGCCCTTGCCCCAAGGCTTATCGCTCAGGCTGCCCCCGCTGCCATACGCGGTGCGACCATTTGGGTGGGAGGCACGTATTCGAACTTTCAAACTGATTTTGAAGGTAATCGCATCGGAGGCCTGGGGGTCTATACGGACCTCAACCTATCTCCTCACTGGAGCGCAGAAGCCGAAACCCATTGGTTCCGGCTCGGTGGCTACCGCGGCCAAACTGCCTCAAACTATTTAGCTGGGGGAAGATATCGGTTGTTCTTGCCGAACGATAGGATATTTCTCTACGCGAAGCTCCTGATCGGTTCCGGCGTGATGACATACCCGAGCGATATCGGACACGGAAGCTACTTCGCTTATGTCCCAGGCGGTGGTGTCGATTTCCATATTTCTGACCGGGTCTCCTGGCGTCTCGACTATGAATATCAGTTGTGGCCTGGAGCCCCCGGATTTCCCGGCATTCCGAGCCATGGCCTGACGCCGAACGGGATCAGCTTGGGCGCTGCATGGCGACTGCCTTGACCTCGAACCTGCTTGAATGGCTGGTACCCGTGGATGGATGATCGAATGGCGGCACGTAGGCCTACTATCTCGGGGCGGTCTATAGAGAATTTCCGGAAACCAATATAAGAATCAATAGAGCAGGAGTCGAAGCGCGATGATGTATGTGAAGAATGTTCTCCGGGGGCTCTGCCTCTTGGCAGGTTGTACGTTGCCACTCGGGGGCATTTCTAGTGCGCAGACGGTTGTCGGTAACGTTGCTGTTGGCAAAAGTCCAATAGCGTCGGCCACCGATCCGGCTCTCAGCAAAATCTATGTCGCCAACAGTGGTTCGTCCAGTGTGACAGCGATAAATGAGTTCACCAATGCGGCAAGCACCATCGCTGTCGGCAATGACCCAACAGCTTTGGCAGTCGATCCAGCTTCTGGCAGGCTCTATGTGGCTAATACCGCCGATGCTACTGTGACTGTCATCGATGGGAGCTCAAGCAGTGTCCTGTTCACTATCAAGGTAGGCAGGTCCCCGGTCGCCATAGCCGTCAATTCTGTGACAGGCAAGGCGTACGTGGCCAATCGAGATGACAATACGGTCACGATCATCGATGCCGATACGAGCGGGACTTCGCTGGTGGCGGTTGGCGCAGCGCCAGTGGCGATCGCCGTAAACCCCGCCGACAACAGCGTCTATGTTGCCAACCAGAATAGCAACAATGTCACAGCAATCAATGGAACGGATGGCACCACTGCTACCCTGGTCGCTGGCAGCAGCCCGGCCGCGATTGCGGTTGAGCCGACCACAGACACCGTTTATGTCGTGAACAAAGGGGACAATACCGTCAGCGC from Edaphobacter dinghuensis includes:
- a CDS encoding outer membrane beta-barrel protein, whose amino-acid sequence is MSIFRLLACRQQCLPIVPLLLFAVLTLLTALAPRLIAQAAPAAIRGATIWVGGTYSNFQTDFEGNRIGGLGVYTDLNLSPHWSAEAETHWFRLGGYRGQTASNYLAGGRYRLFLPNDRIFLYAKLLIGSGVMTYPSDIGHGSYFAYVPGGGVDFHISDRVSWRLDYEYQLWPGAPGFPGIPSHGLTPNGISLGAAWRLP